A genome region from Clostridium sp. JN-9 includes the following:
- the cdaA gene encoding diadenylate cyclase CdaA, whose translation MQIIEILINSVKHIDLWSILDILVVSYIFYKLYMLIKETRAEQLLKGLVLIFLLIPISSLLHLTMLNWILSKTITIGVLSFVIIFQPEIRRALEHLGRSAFNDRHILQDESIMTEVLEEITTAVENLSETNTGALIVIEQTTGLGEIINTGTKLDALVSSALLENIFVVNTPLHDGATIIRNNRIVSSGCFLPLTSNNDLNKKLGTRHRAAIGLSETSDALVIVVSEETGTISLAVNGSITRNYDKNKLKNILSRIIKKRQLKKLTFREQVMAWTKKLKGIK comes from the coding sequence GTGCAGATCATTGAGATCTTAATTAACTCAGTTAAACATATTGACCTTTGGTCGATTTTAGATATTTTAGTAGTATCATACATTTTTTATAAGTTATATATGTTAATCAAAGAAACAAGGGCAGAGCAGCTATTAAAAGGATTAGTTCTTATATTTCTATTAATACCAATAAGTTCATTGCTGCATCTGACTATGTTAAACTGGATTCTTTCAAAAACCATCACAATAGGTGTCTTATCTTTTGTTATTATTTTCCAGCCGGAAATCAGAAGAGCCCTTGAACACCTTGGAAGAAGCGCATTTAACGATAGACATATTTTACAGGATGAAAGTATTATGACAGAGGTACTTGAGGAAATTACAACAGCAGTAGAGAATTTATCTGAAACAAATACTGGTGCACTTATTGTTATTGAGCAAACTACAGGCCTTGGGGAAATTATAAACACAGGTACTAAACTTGATGCTTTGGTATCCTCTGCTTTGCTTGAAAACATTTTTGTAGTAAATACTCCTTTGCATGATGGGGCAACAATTATAAGAAATAATAGAATAGTCTCATCAGGATGCTTTCTGCCATTAACAAGTAATAACGATTTAAATAAAAAATTAGGAACCAGACATAGAGCAGCTATCGGCCTTTCTGAAACATCTGATGCCCTTGTAATAGTTGTATCTGAAGAAACAGGGACTATATCTCTGGCAGTTAACGGAAGTATAACTAGAAATTATGATAAAAATAAACTGAAAAATATTTTAAGTAGAATAATTAAAAAGAGACAACTTAAAAAGTTAACTTTTAGGGAGCAGGTGATGGCGTGGACGAAAAAGTTAAAAGGAATCAAATAA
- a CDS encoding CdaR family protein yields the protein MDEKVKRNQIIIRICCIIAAFGLWLYINGVENPVRENTISVPVEIVNKDVLTNSKLALIDDQPLYVNLTISGVTSDVYSVKPSNFKLRVDLSGYAIKKGENIVPVKLVQQPDNIKIVNTEKLWVKLNVDEYAKKKVPIKIGIEGKAKTGFYQLQPKPSLSEIEVSGPLKYVNQVTSLLGKIRIDNLSKDFTSNVVLSAVDNSNNKVNYVKFQPAAVEVMVPIKKVKTVGINVKTKGNLSNGLILKGFETIPEKVDIAGDDGAIDNIQSIDTEPVDLSKLNGNDSTDVKLVVPQGVFLINNNGYVKAKITSEKISQRTLPVSVTINNLQSGYDAVLNTKQVSVTVTAADSVINSLNNGDITAAVDLSGALEGDHTTQVNVTIPQGFTKVSVDPPSIQVNIKKKILEGNNGN from the coding sequence GTGGACGAAAAAGTTAAAAGGAATCAAATAATAATTCGAATATGCTGTATCATTGCAGCTTTTGGGCTTTGGCTATACATTAATGGTGTAGAAAACCCTGTTAGGGAAAACACTATTTCTGTTCCTGTGGAAATAGTAAATAAAGATGTGCTTACCAATTCTAAATTAGCATTAATTGATGATCAGCCATTATATGTTAATCTGACTATCAGCGGTGTTACTTCAGATGTATATTCTGTTAAACCATCAAACTTTAAATTAAGAGTTGATTTAAGCGGATACGCTATAAAAAAAGGAGAAAACATTGTACCTGTTAAGCTTGTGCAGCAGCCAGATAATATAAAGATAGTAAATACAGAAAAGCTTTGGGTTAAATTAAATGTAGATGAATATGCAAAAAAGAAAGTCCCAATTAAAATAGGCATAGAGGGAAAAGCTAAAACCGGTTTTTACCAGCTGCAGCCTAAACCAAGCTTAAGTGAAATTGAGGTCAGCGGCCCTTTAAAGTATGTAAATCAGGTTACAAGCCTTTTAGGGAAGATAAGGATAGATAATTTATCTAAAGATTTTACAAGTAATGTGGTTTTATCTGCCGTGGATAATTCCAATAATAAAGTTAATTATGTAAAATTCCAGCCTGCAGCTGTAGAAGTAATGGTACCAATAAAAAAAGTTAAAACAGTGGGTATAAATGTAAAAACTAAGGGCAATTTAAGTAATGGATTGATTTTAAAGGGATTTGAGACAATCCCTGAAAAGGTGGATATTGCCGGGGACGATGGTGCTATAGACAACATACAGTCTATAGATACTGAGCCCGTGGACTTATCCAAGTTAAATGGGAATGATAGTACAGATGTTAAGCTTGTGGTGCCTCAGGGGGTATTTTTAATAAATAATAACGGATATGTAAAAGCTAAAATCACAAGTGAAAAAATATCTCAAAGAACTTTGCCAGTGAGTGTAACCATTAATAACTTACAGAGCGGCTATGATGCAGTACTGAATACAAAACAGGTATCTGTAACGGTTACGGCAGCTGACAGCGTTATAAACAGTCTGAACAATGGAGATATCACAGCTGCAGTGGATCTAAGCGGTGCCTTAGAAGGAGATCATACTACTCAAGTGAACGTTACGATACCCCAGGGTTTTACAAAAGTTTCTGTGGATCCGCCTTCAATACAGGTTAACATAAAGAAAAAAATACTGGAGGGTAATAATGGCAATTAG
- a CDS encoding NAD(P)/FAD-dependent oxidoreductase, translated as MLSVRYDIAIVGSGPAGISAAINAKIRNKNIILFGYKYLSNKLIKAPKVNNYLGFYGLTGGELRAKFTNHINSMDININEEKITAIYAMGDYFSLMANDKMFEAATVILATGMEYGKPLKGEEEFLGKGVGYCATCDAPLYRNKPVTIIAYTKEAEEEANYVSELASKLYYVPLYKSEYNINPDIEIVKDIPLEIQGKDRVNKLLLRNREIQTDGIFVLKDSISPNQLVPGLDMENGHIKVSRNMSTNIQGCFAAGDCTGKPYQYMKAAGEGQVAALSAAAYLDSIK; from the coding sequence GTGTTATCAGTGCGATATGATATTGCTATTGTTGGAAGCGGCCCAGCTGGAATTTCAGCAGCCATAAATGCTAAGATTAGGAATAAGAATATAATACTTTTTGGATACAAATATTTAAGCAATAAATTAATCAAGGCTCCAAAAGTTAATAATTATTTAGGATTTTATGGTCTTACTGGTGGGGAATTAAGAGCTAAATTCACAAACCATATTAATTCAATGGATATTAATATTAATGAGGAGAAAATAACAGCAATTTATGCCATGGGAGATTATTTTTCACTTATGGCAAATGATAAGATGTTTGAGGCAGCAACAGTGATTTTGGCTACTGGTATGGAGTATGGAAAGCCTTTAAAAGGTGAAGAAGAATTCCTTGGGAAAGGTGTTGGATATTGTGCAACCTGTGATGCACCTCTTTATAGAAATAAGCCTGTTACAATTATTGCTTATACAAAGGAAGCAGAAGAAGAGGCAAACTATGTTAGTGAACTAGCCTCAAAATTATATTATGTTCCTTTATACAAAAGTGAATATAATATTAATCCTGACATAGAAATAGTTAAGGACATTCCCCTTGAAATCCAGGGAAAAGACAGAGTTAATAAATTATTACTGCGAAATAGAGAAATACAAACAGATGGTATATTTGTATTAAAGGATAGTATATCTCCTAATCAATTGGTTCCTGGTCTTGATATGGAGAATGGCCATATAAAGGTATCCAGAAATATGAGTACAAATATACAAGGATGTTTTGCAGCTGGAGACTGCACTGGAAAGCCTTATCAATATATGAAGGCAGCAGGTGAAGGCCAGGTGGCTGCTTTAAGTGCAGCAGCTTATTTAGACTCAATAAAATAA
- a CDS encoding 4Fe-4S dicluster domain-containing protein, with the protein MAKVTFREERCKGCGNCVVVCPKKIISFSEKLNIKGYHSATITEEKMKECIACAFCARMCPDCVITVEK; encoded by the coding sequence ATGGCAAAGGTAACTTTTAGAGAAGAAAGATGTAAGGGCTGCGGTAATTGTGTTGTAGTTTGTCCAAAGAAAATCATAAGTTTTTCTGAAAAGCTTAATATCAAAGGATATCATTCTGCAACTATAACTGAAGAAAAAATGAAAGAATGCATAGCATGTGCATTCTGTGCAAGAATGTGTCCTGATTGTGTAATTACTGTGGAGAAATAA
- the buk gene encoding butyrate kinase: MSYKLLIINPGSTSTKIGVYEDETKILEETLRHSTEEIGKYDTIYDQYQFRQELILNVLKKKDFDINTLDAVVGRGGLLKPISSGTYSVNDAMLHDLKIGFQGQHASNLGGIIANNIAKPLHIPAFIVDPVVVDELQEVARISGMPEIPRRCIFHPLNQKAVARRYAKEIGKKYSDLNLIVAHMGGGISVGAHKAGRIIDTNNALIGEGPFSPERTGELPVGDLIKLCFSGKYTEKELMKKINGKGGIVAYLNTNDFRDMTSAVEKGDKKAKLIYDAFVYQLGKEIGKCAAVLHGKVDRIILTGGIAYSKQATEDIGKMVSFIAPITVYPGEDELLALAQGGLRVLSGEEEAKEYK; the protein is encoded by the coding sequence ATGTCATATAAATTATTGATTATTAACCCTGGTTCTACTTCAACAAAGATTGGAGTGTATGAAGATGAAACTAAAATTTTAGAGGAAACTTTAAGACATTCCACAGAGGAAATCGGAAAATATGATACTATATATGATCAATATCAATTTAGACAGGAATTAATACTAAATGTTCTTAAGAAAAAGGACTTTGACATTAATACTCTGGATGCTGTTGTAGGCAGAGGAGGATTATTAAAACCAATATCAAGCGGTACTTATAGCGTTAATGATGCTATGCTTCATGATTTAAAAATAGGATTTCAGGGACAGCATGCATCAAATTTAGGAGGCATAATTGCCAATAATATTGCAAAACCATTACATATACCTGCATTTATAGTTGACCCTGTAGTTGTAGATGAATTACAGGAAGTTGCAAGAATTTCAGGAATGCCTGAAATCCCAAGAAGATGTATATTCCATCCACTAAATCAAAAGGCAGTGGCAAGAAGATATGCTAAGGAAATCGGGAAAAAATATTCAGATCTGAACTTAATAGTAGCCCACATGGGTGGCGGTATTTCTGTTGGAGCTCACAAAGCCGGAAGAATTATTGATACAAATAATGCACTAATAGGAGAAGGACCATTTTCTCCAGAAAGAACAGGAGAGCTTCCAGTTGGAGATTTGATAAAATTATGCTTTAGCGGAAAATATACAGAAAAAGAATTGATGAAAAAAATCAATGGAAAGGGAGGCATAGTTGCATATCTTAATACAAATGACTTTAGAGATATGACTTCTGCAGTTGAAAAAGGGGATAAAAAGGCTAAATTAATATATGATGCTTTTGTATACCAGCTTGGTAAAGAGATAGGTAAATGTGCTGCAGTCCTGCACGGAAAAGTAGACAGAATTATTTTAACAGGAGGAATAGCATACAGTAAGCAGGCTACTGAAGATATAGGAAAAATGGTTTCATTTATAGCTCCAATAACTGTTTATCCTGGTGAAGATGAATTACTTGCACTAGCACAAGGCGGACTTAGAGTACTAAGCGGAGAAGAAGAAGCTAAGGAATATAAATAA
- the buk gene encoding butyrate kinase, which yields MNKGEFILAINPGSTSTKISLFKEEQCILSENLSHDIDEINKYKTIYDQRQMRENVILNWLNENKIKLEQISVVVGRGGLLRPMPGGTYIVTDKMLEDLKRGYQGQHASNLGGIIAKDIADLAGVNAFIVDPVSVDEYQDKARISGLPDIPRRSLVHALNIKAVTRKTCLKLGKKFNNSSYVVAHIGGGISVSPVKNGRILDANNANEEGPFSPERAGGLPASEVVKMAYSGKYTYNELKRKAHNLGGLMGYLGTNDGRVVDKLIESGDKKAELILKAMAYQLGKEIGAMSTVLFGKVDAIILTGGMAYNKRLTKWISDMISFIAPVEIVPGEDEMFALAQGALRIIKGEEKYKVYEEEVQIND from the coding sequence ATGAATAAAGGGGAATTTATATTAGCAATAAATCCAGGTTCCACATCTACAAAAATTTCTTTATTTAAAGAAGAACAGTGTATTTTAAGCGAAAATCTATCTCATGACATAGATGAAATAAATAAATATAAAACTATTTATGACCAAAGACAAATGAGGGAAAATGTAATTTTAAATTGGCTTAATGAGAATAAAATTAAATTAGAACAAATATCAGTGGTAGTTGGCAGAGGAGGACTCTTAAGACCAATGCCTGGCGGGACTTACATAGTTACCGATAAAATGCTGGAAGATTTAAAAAGAGGATATCAGGGGCAGCATGCGTCAAATTTAGGCGGAATAATTGCTAAGGACATAGCTGATCTGGCAGGGGTTAATGCCTTTATAGTGGATCCTGTATCAGTAGATGAGTATCAGGATAAGGCAAGGATTTCCGGGCTGCCGGATATTCCAAGGAGATCTCTGGTGCATGCACTTAATATTAAAGCTGTTACAAGGAAAACATGTCTAAAACTAGGTAAAAAATTCAACAACAGCTCTTATGTGGTGGCACATATAGGAGGAGGAATTTCAGTATCCCCAGTGAAAAACGGAAGAATACTGGATGCAAATAATGCTAATGAAGAAGGACCTTTTTCACCAGAAAGAGCTGGAGGGCTGCCTGCTTCAGAAGTGGTAAAAATGGCTTACAGCGGGAAATATACTTATAATGAACTTAAAAGGAAGGCTCACAACTTAGGCGGACTCATGGGTTACCTTGGAACCAATGATGGAAGAGTAGTGGATAAATTAATTGAAAGCGGAGATAAAAAGGCAGAATTAATTTTAAAGGCCATGGCATATCAATTGGGAAAAGAAATTGGAGCAATGTCAACAGTACTATTTGGTAAAGTAGATGCAATTATATTAACAGGAGGCATGGCTTACAATAAAAGACTTACAAAATGGATATCAGACATGATTAGTTTTATAGCGCCTGTGGAAATAGTGCCTGGAGAAGACGAAATGTTTGCATTAGCACAAGGAGCTTTAAGAATAATAAAAGGTGAAGAAAAATACAAAGTATACGAGGAAGAGGTGCAGATTAATGATTAA
- a CDS encoding ATP-binding protein: MSRINVFTGHFGSGKTEIAINYAIKLAKEGNKTAIVDVDIVNPYFCTRDVRKTLEQQGVRVIASNPDLSNAELMVVTPEVYAVFNDKSYQVVMDVGGDDLGAVVLGQYNKYFKEEPYNMFFVINNNRPLTSDTESTIEYLRTIEKSSRLKVNYLVSNTNMSYETSEKDILKGDKLVSELSKKINIPYKYTVCRKDLEDNIRGKVHGDILPINIYMKTPWMKDENY, from the coding sequence TTGAGTAGAATAAATGTATTCACAGGACATTTTGGCAGCGGCAAGACTGAAATTGCAATTAATTATGCAATTAAGCTGGCTAAAGAAGGAAATAAAACCGCTATTGTAGATGTAGATATTGTAAACCCATATTTTTGTACAAGAGATGTAAGAAAAACTTTAGAACAACAGGGGGTTAGGGTAATTGCATCAAATCCAGATTTGTCAAATGCAGAATTAATGGTTGTGACCCCGGAAGTCTATGCTGTTTTCAATGACAAAAGTTATCAGGTAGTCATGGATGTGGGCGGTGATGATTTAGGGGCTGTGGTATTAGGGCAATATAATAAATACTTTAAGGAAGAACCATATAATATGTTCTTCGTAATAAATAATAACAGGCCGCTGACTTCAGACACAGAAAGTACCATTGAATATTTAAGGACCATAGAGAAATCTTCAAGGTTAAAAGTTAATTATTTAGTATCAAATACTAATATGTCATATGAAACTTCAGAAAAAGATATTTTGAAAGGAGACAAATTAGTATCGGAACTAAGTAAAAAAATTAACATACCTTATAAATACACAGTTTGCAGAAAAGATCTTGAAGACAATATAAGGGGAAAAGTTCATGGTGATATACTGCCCATTAATATTTATATGAAAACACCATGGATGAAAGATGAAAATTATTAA
- the ptb gene encoding phosphate butyryltransferase, with the protein MIKSFNELLKKASEQPMKKVAVAVAEDRPVLEAVKDANERGIANAILVGNVDKIKAVAKEINMDLSKFELVDVKDMKKAALKAVELVSTGKADIVMKGLVDTANFLRAVLNKEVGLRTGKLMSHVAVFEISKFDRLIFLTDVAFNMYPELKDKVDIINNAVSVAHAVGIEMPKVAPICAVEVVNPAMQPTLDAAALSKMSDRGQIKGCIVDGPLALDNALSEQAAAHKKVTGPVAGKADILLLPNIDSGNIMYKTLTYASDSKNGGILVGTAAPVVLTSRNDSHETKMNSIAMAALVAEQSRK; encoded by the coding sequence ATGATTAAAAGTTTTAATGAATTGTTAAAAAAGGCCAGTGAACAGCCAATGAAAAAAGTAGCAGTGGCAGTAGCTGAAGACAGACCAGTGCTTGAGGCTGTTAAGGATGCAAATGAAAGAGGAATTGCAAATGCAATCTTAGTAGGAAATGTGGACAAGATAAAAGCAGTTGCAAAAGAAATTAATATGGATCTTTCTAAGTTTGAACTGGTAGATGTAAAGGATATGAAAAAAGCTGCATTAAAAGCTGTTGAACTTGTATCCACAGGTAAGGCAGATATTGTGATGAAGGGCTTGGTGGATACAGCTAATTTCCTTAGAGCAGTACTAAATAAAGAAGTAGGCTTAAGAACAGGAAAGCTAATGTCCCATGTGGCAGTATTTGAAATATCTAAATTTGACAGATTAATCTTTTTAACTGATGTAGCATTTAATATGTATCCAGAATTAAAAGACAAGGTTGATATAATAAATAATGCAGTAAGTGTTGCTCATGCAGTAGGCATAGAAATGCCAAAGGTTGCACCAATATGTGCAGTTGAAGTTGTTAATCCTGCAATGCAGCCTACTTTAGATGCAGCTGCACTGTCAAAAATGAGTGACAGAGGACAGATTAAAGGTTGTATTGTTGATGGACCACTAGCTTTGGATAATGCATTATCAGAACAAGCTGCTGCTCATAAAAAAGTAACAGGTCCTGTAGCAGGAAAGGCAGATATACTCCTATTACCAAATATAGATTCAGGAAATATAATGTATAAAACATTAACATATGCATCTGATTCAAAAAACGGCGGGATACTGGTAGGAACAGCTGCACCTGTTGTTTTAACTTCAAGAAATGACAGCCATGAAACTAAAATGAATTCAATTGCCATGGCTGCTTTAGTTGCAGAACAGTCAAGAAAATAA
- the trxA gene encoding thioredoxin has protein sequence MVNQVNDNNFPLEVINANETVVVDFWAPWCGPCKMLSPVLDEISGELDGKAKFVKVNVDENPVVSSQFRIASIPTVMLFKDGKVVDTMVGFRPKQSIKSLIENHI, from the coding sequence ATGGTAAATCAAGTAAATGATAATAATTTTCCTTTGGAGGTTATAAATGCAAATGAAACAGTTGTAGTTGATTTTTGGGCTCCATGGTGTGGACCATGTAAAATGCTGTCACCAGTCTTAGATGAAATTTCAGGCGAATTAGATGGAAAAGCTAAGTTTGTTAAAGTGAATGTTGATGAAAACCCTGTGGTTTCATCTCAATTCAGAATAGCAAGTATACCAACTGTAATGTTATTTAAAGACGGTAAAGTTGTAGATACAATGGTTGGCTTTAGACCAAAGCAATCCATTAAATCATTAATAGAGAATCATATTTAG
- a CDS encoding FAD-dependent protein: protein MAIRVSNIILDIDEDINLLRKKASQKLKIKDEYIKNFKILRESIDARRRNTIKFNYTVELSCENEERIVSRLHDNNIKLEKEKYEADFQLGTKKLSSRPVIVGMGPAGMFAGLLMAQKGFKPLIIERGEDVETRTKSVEEFWKTGRLNLESNVQFGEGGAGTFSDGKLTTRIKDPRCDYVLQQFVRFGAPEEIIYNGKPHIGTDILKGVVKNIREEIERLGGEIRFNSRLQQLRIKDKKIKSIIVNGEEIPCEVLILAIGHSSRDTYEMLYKSGILLTVKPFAIGVRCEHSQKLINENQYGQYASHPRLKAADYRLTYTSKKTGRGVYSFCMCPGGEVVAASSEENRLAINGMSNYKRNKENANSAIVVTVGPNDFQGNNPLSGMEFQRHYENLAYKLGGGNYIAPVQLIEDFLNDEISMKIGSIKPSYKPGYEFRDLRQCLPPYVIETLKEGLIQFDKKITGFATSNGILTGIETRTSAPVRIERNDRLESISAEGLYPCGEGAGFAGGIISAAVDGLKVSENIMKLYNSI from the coding sequence ATGGCAATTAGAGTAAGCAATATAATTTTAGATATTGATGAAGATATCAATTTATTAAGAAAAAAAGCTTCACAAAAGCTTAAAATAAAGGATGAGTATATTAAAAATTTTAAAATACTCAGAGAGTCTATAGATGCCAGGAGAAGGAATACTATTAAGTTTAATTATACTGTAGAATTAAGCTGTGAAAACGAGGAGAGAATCGTTTCAAGGCTTCATGATAATAATATTAAACTTGAAAAAGAAAAATATGAGGCTGACTTTCAGCTGGGGACAAAAAAACTCAGCAGCAGACCAGTGATAGTAGGTATGGGACCGGCAGGAATGTTTGCCGGTCTTTTAATGGCGCAAAAGGGTTTTAAGCCTTTAATTATAGAGAGAGGAGAGGATGTGGAAACCAGAACTAAATCCGTAGAAGAATTCTGGAAAACCGGAAGATTAAATTTAGAATCCAATGTTCAATTTGGAGAGGGGGGAGCCGGCACTTTTTCAGATGGAAAGCTAACAACAAGAATTAAAGATCCAAGGTGCGACTATGTACTTCAGCAGTTTGTCAGGTTTGGGGCTCCGGAAGAAATAATATATAATGGCAAGCCTCATATAGGCACTGACATATTAAAAGGGGTGGTAAAAAACATAAGAGAAGAGATTGAAAGACTTGGCGGCGAAATCAGATTTAACAGCAGGCTTCAACAATTGAGAATAAAAGATAAAAAAATTAAAAGTATCATAGTAAACGGAGAGGAGATACCCTGCGAAGTATTAATATTAGCTATTGGACACAGTTCAAGAGATACTTATGAAATGCTTTACAAAAGTGGTATACTTTTAACTGTAAAACCATTTGCTATTGGAGTGAGATGTGAGCACAGTCAAAAATTAATAAATGAAAATCAATATGGACAATATGCTTCCCATCCAAGATTAAAAGCAGCAGACTACAGATTAACTTATACCAGCAAAAAAACTGGAAGAGGCGTATACAGCTTCTGTATGTGTCCAGGTGGAGAAGTGGTAGCTGCTTCCTCCGAGGAAAACAGGCTTGCCATAAATGGTATGAGTAATTATAAAAGAAATAAAGAAAATGCAAACTCAGCAATAGTTGTAACAGTAGGACCTAATGATTTTCAGGGGAATAACCCTCTTAGCGGTATGGAGTTTCAAAGGCATTATGAAAACCTGGCATATAAGCTGGGTGGAGGTAATTATATTGCTCCTGTTCAGCTTATTGAAGATTTTTTAAATGATGAAATAAGCATGAAAATAGGAAGTATAAAACCAAGTTATAAACCTGGATATGAATTCAGAGATTTAAGACAATGTCTGCCTCCATACGTTATAGAAACATTAAAAGAAGGATTGATTCAGTTTGATAAAAAAATAACTGGATTTGCCACAAGTAATGGAATTTTAACTGGTATTGAAACCAGGACTTCGGCTCCTGTAAGAATAGAAAGAAATGACAGATTAGAAAGCATTTCAGCAGAGGGGCTGTATCCATGTGGTGAAGGAGCTGGCTTTGCAGGGGGAATTATATCTGCTGCTGTGGATGGATTAAAGGTTTCTGAAAACATAATGAAACTATATAATTCTATTTAG
- a CDS encoding tetratricopeptide repeat protein, translated as MDKSTKYYLKALNKYNDGYISMAFELCNKSIALNNRNSSALNLKGLLYYLTGKLSEAQVIWQLNYKMNKNDVALNYLNDSKDDKDMEDRYKRALGLIKDLRIDEAEEMLIKCMDSDFNAINVNNAIADCYIKSGEYDTAFKYVNKAVSLDRKNDKSRQILKILKSFYGIKKTYNYKKIITAATLVIAAVVIIYLALGQGFFNKYKIAKENTNKKASIVNNTNKQPEISAAVKKPVDTKDKVNTAFPYSQLEASINNGDYNTMYDIYQSWKDKDLSINNKTLLNNAVNTLKKDGTQSFYNNGSAYLKNKKYKDSINEFSKAYTVGKESYLYPHIVYFLGLTSEESNDMETALKYYTIYDESFKGDYEETVLYRLAVIYGEIDKAKAKEYAKRLVNSYPDSIYNNSNIKQILNN; from the coding sequence ATGGACAAAAGTACAAAGTATTATTTAAAGGCATTAAATAAATACAATGATGGTTATATAAGTATGGCCTTTGAATTATGTAATAAAAGCATAGCATTAAATAATAGAAACAGTTCTGCATTAAATTTAAAGGGATTGCTGTATTATTTAACAGGCAAGTTAAGTGAAGCTCAGGTTATATGGCAGCTCAATTATAAAATGAATAAAAATGATGTAGCCCTTAATTACCTAAATGACAGCAAAGACGATAAAGATATGGAAGATAGATATAAAAGGGCATTGGGGCTGATTAAAGATCTAAGGATTGATGAAGCTGAGGAAATGCTTATAAAGTGCATGGACAGTGATTTTAATGCAATAAATGTTAATAATGCCATTGCAGATTGTTATATTAAATCAGGAGAATATGATACTGCATTTAAATATGTAAATAAAGCAGTATCATTGGATAGAAAAAATGATAAATCCAGACAGATACTAAAAATATTAAAAAGTTTTTACGGTATTAAAAAAACATATAATTATAAGAAAATAATAACTGCTGCCACACTAGTAATAGCGGCAGTAGTTATTATTTATCTGGCATTGGGCCAGGGATTCTTTAATAAATATAAAATTGCAAAAGAAAATACTAATAAAAAAGCATCTATTGTAAACAATACAAATAAACAGCCTGAAATTTCTGCAGCTGTAAAAAAGCCTGTGGACACAAAAGACAAAGTAAACACGGCATTTCCATACAGCCAATTGGAAGCTTCTATTAACAATGGTGATTATAATACTATGTATGACATTTATCAGTCATGGAAGGACAAAGATTTAAGCATTAATAATAAAACCCTTTTAAATAATGCTGTTAATACTTTAAAAAAAGATGGAACACAAAGCTTTTATAATAATGGAAGTGCATATTTAAAAAATAAAAAATACAAAGATAGTATTAATGAGTTTTCAAAAGCATACACAGTTGGTAAAGAAAGTTATCTTTATCCTCATATTGTTTATTTTCTGGGATTAACAAGCGAAGAAAGTAATGATATGGAAACGGCTTTAAAATACTATACTATATATGATGAAAGCTTTAAGGGTGATTATGAGGAAACCGTATTATACAGATTAGCAGTAATTTATGGTGAAATAGATAAAGCAAAAGCAAAAGAATATGCAAAACGGCTGGTAAATAGTTATCCTGATTCAATATATAATAACTCAAATATAAAACAGATTTTAAATAATTAA
- a CDS encoding cell wall hydrolase, with the protein MKKLTTFLLFFCLILCSLNFKVKASYDENAENDLFKQEYDVVQVFNNGNKDIYITDDDIYLMAQVVYAESRSEPYAGKVAVASVILNRVKDPKFPKTISGVITQKSAFSCVQNGKITVVPDESSYKAVLDALKGNDPTEKAVFFYNPKIATSKWMKNVKKDNIKTIGNHVFFVSK; encoded by the coding sequence ATGAAAAAACTTACAACATTTTTATTGTTTTTCTGCTTAATCTTGTGCTCTTTAAACTTTAAGGTTAAAGCATCCTATGATGAAAATGCTGAAAATGACTTATTTAAACAGGAATATGACGTTGTCCAGGTATTTAACAATGGAAATAAAGATATTTACATCACAGATGATGATATTTACTTAATGGCACAAGTAGTATACGCTGAGAGCAGATCAGAACCTTATGCAGGAAAAGTAGCAGTGGCCTCAGTTATTTTAAACAGAGTAAAGGATCCTAAGTTTCCAAAAACCATAAGCGGAGTAATAACTCAGAAAAGTGCTTTTTCCTGTGTACAAAATGGGAAAATAACTGTTGTGCCAGATGAAAGCAGCTACAAAGCTGTTTTAGATGCACTTAAAGGAAATGATCCTACCGAAAAGGCAGTATTTTTTTACAATCCTAAAATAGCTACATCCAAATGGATGAAAAATGTAAAAAAGGATAATATAAAAACTATAGGCAATCACGTATTCTTTGTATCAAAGTAA